Proteins encoded within one genomic window of Desulfovermiculus halophilus DSM 18834:
- the treY gene encoding malto-oligosyltrehalose synthase, protein MPKPITATYRLQFTPAFTFAHAAELSSYLHSLGASHLYASPVFQAVPGSTHGYDVVDPVRPNEDLGGHHGFQEMIQALQAREMGIVLDLVPNHMSINSSLNRWWWDVLENGPASRFASHFDVDWEASEASPANRILLPVLGDHYGRVLDQGELQIQRREHLFLACYFEHELPLAPRSLVHILQRTAQRLGSDELAFLVDCLHNLPLPTVKDRKTRKRRHRNKGVIFRYLQNFLEATPKAPETMDAVLAEINNDPESLDQLLEQQNYRLCFWRLAGRDIGYRRFFDINTLVGLRVEDEEVFSDTHFLVHRWLNQGWIDGLRIDHPDGLLDPEQYFRRLRNYSPEVWILAEKILHPGERLRSSWPVQGTTGYEFLNTVLHLLIDPKAEPALTDLYTDLTGSDAGYHQVLEVKKRMVIQELFGSDVHRLCDVLRSICIKDRRYRDFTLPELEAVIVEIAVQTPVYRTYVRAEGGQVDPEDREIIQGVLERVQTALPEADPELVQLIRKIVLLDKTGEQESEFVMRLQQLTAPAMAKGAEDTAFYCYNRFAAVNEVGGDPGSLGLPPSTFHQAMQERLQNTPLAMSATSTHDTKRSEDVRARLAVLSEMPAAWAEQVQTWVQRHRSYKTQDWPENNMEYLLYQTLAGAWPLDQERMHGYAEKAAREAKTHTSWTRVNAEYEEALHSFVSSLYQDAGFVAELEALVQDIAYPGYVNSLAQTLLKLTCPGVPDLYQGTELWDFSLVDPDNRRPVTYSTRRDLLAQIERLTAREIMDRTDEGLPKLWLTRQGLSLRRRLPEAFGPAGSYAPLRISGEKAEHALAFARGEHVVSLLTRLPLTFNGRWEDTTISLPQGGWRDLLTNTRIQGGDQAVRGLLQPFPVALLLREE, encoded by the coding sequence ATGCCCAAGCCCATCACCGCCACGTATCGACTGCAATTCACCCCTGCCTTCACCTTTGCCCACGCCGCTGAGTTGAGCTCCTATCTGCACAGCCTCGGAGCCAGCCACCTGTATGCGTCGCCTGTGTTTCAGGCCGTGCCCGGGAGCACCCACGGCTACGATGTGGTCGATCCGGTGCGGCCCAACGAAGACCTGGGCGGACACCACGGCTTCCAGGAGATGATTCAGGCCCTGCAGGCCAGGGAAATGGGCATTGTTCTGGACCTGGTCCCCAATCATATGTCCATTAACAGCTCCTTGAACCGCTGGTGGTGGGACGTGCTGGAAAACGGTCCGGCCAGCAGATTCGCCTCCCATTTCGACGTGGACTGGGAAGCCTCTGAGGCCTCCCCTGCCAACCGGATCCTGTTGCCCGTGCTCGGCGATCACTACGGCCGGGTCCTGGACCAGGGAGAGCTGCAGATCCAGCGCCGGGAGCATCTCTTTCTGGCCTGCTACTTTGAACACGAGCTCCCCCTCGCTCCCCGCTCCCTGGTCCACATCCTGCAAAGGACGGCCCAGCGCCTGGGTTCCGATGAGCTGGCCTTCCTGGTTGACTGCCTGCACAATCTCCCCCTCCCCACGGTCAAGGACCGCAAGACCCGCAAGCGCAGGCACCGGAACAAAGGGGTCATCTTTCGATACCTGCAAAACTTTCTGGAGGCAACACCCAAGGCCCCAGAGACCATGGACGCGGTGCTGGCCGAAATAAACAACGACCCGGAATCCCTGGACCAGCTCCTTGAACAGCAGAACTACCGCCTGTGCTTTTGGCGCCTGGCCGGACGGGACATCGGATACCGCCGTTTCTTTGACATCAACACCCTGGTCGGGCTCCGGGTGGAGGACGAGGAGGTCTTCTCCGACACTCACTTTTTGGTCCACCGCTGGCTGAATCAGGGTTGGATCGACGGACTGCGCATCGATCATCCGGACGGGCTACTGGATCCGGAGCAGTACTTTCGCCGCCTGCGGAACTACAGCCCCGAGGTCTGGATCCTGGCTGAAAAGATCCTGCATCCCGGGGAACGGCTGCGCTCCTCGTGGCCTGTGCAGGGCACCACCGGATACGAATTTTTAAATACGGTCCTGCATCTGCTCATAGACCCCAAGGCCGAACCGGCCTTGACCGATCTGTATACAGACCTGACCGGCTCTGATGCCGGGTATCACCAGGTCCTTGAGGTCAAGAAACGGATGGTGATCCAGGAGCTCTTCGGCAGCGACGTGCACCGGCTGTGCGACGTCCTGCGCTCCATCTGCATCAAGGACCGCCGCTATCGGGACTTCACCCTTCCGGAGCTGGAGGCGGTGATCGTTGAGATTGCGGTCCAGACCCCGGTCTATCGGACCTATGTCCGGGCCGAAGGTGGACAGGTAGACCCCGAAGACCGGGAGATCATCCAGGGTGTTTTGGAGCGGGTCCAGACGGCACTGCCGGAGGCGGACCCGGAGCTTGTGCAGCTGATCCGCAAGATTGTGCTCCTGGACAAGACCGGGGAGCAGGAATCTGAGTTCGTCATGCGCCTCCAGCAGCTCACTGCTCCGGCCATGGCCAAGGGAGCGGAGGATACCGCCTTCTACTGCTACAACCGCTTTGCAGCCGTTAACGAGGTGGGCGGCGACCCGGGCAGCCTGGGCCTGCCCCCGTCCACGTTTCATCAGGCCATGCAGGAGCGCCTGCAGAACACCCCCCTGGCCATGTCCGCCACCTCCACCCACGACACGAAGCGCAGCGAGGATGTCCGGGCCAGACTGGCCGTGCTCTCCGAGATGCCCGCAGCCTGGGCCGAGCAGGTACAGACCTGGGTGCAGCGGCACCGGAGCTATAAGACCCAGGACTGGCCCGAAAACAATATGGAGTACCTCCTGTACCAGACCCTGGCCGGGGCCTGGCCCCTGGACCAGGAGCGGATGCACGGATATGCGGAAAAGGCGGCCAGGGAAGCCAAGACCCACACCTCCTGGACCCGGGTCAATGCGGAGTACGAAGAGGCCCTGCACAGCTTTGTCAGCAGCCTGTACCAGGATGCGGGCTTTGTGGCTGAGCTGGAGGCATTGGTCCAGGACATTGCCTACCCGGGATATGTGAACAGCCTGGCCCAAACCCTCCTCAAGCTGACCTGCCCCGGAGTGCCGGACCTGTACCAGGGCACCGAGCTCTGGGACTTCAGCCTGGTGGATCCGGACAACCGCCGTCCTGTTACGTACTCCACCCGCCGCGACCTTCTGGCCCAGATCGAACGCCTCACGGCCCGGGAGATCATGGACCGGACGGACGAGGGCCTGCCTAAGCTGTGGCTGACCCGCCAGGGCCTTTCCCTTCGGCGCCGGCTGCCGGAAGCCTTCGGTCCGGCCGGGAGCTATGCCCCTCTCCGGATCTCAGGGGAAAAGGCCGAACACGCCCTGGCCTTTGCCCGGGGCGAACATGTGGTCAGCCTGCTCACCCGGCTTCCCCTCACCTTCAACGGCAGGTGGGAGGACACCACCATATCCCTGCCCCAAGGCGGCTGGCGTGACCTTCTGACCAACACCCGGATCCAGGGCGGAGATCAGGCTGTCCGAGGCCTGCTCCAGCCTTTCCCCGTGGCTTTGCTCCTGCGGGAGGAGTAA
- a CDS encoding SH3 domain-containing C40 family peptidase produces the protein MTRISRAGRHPVVVCALVLLAVVLNGCARAPQPGHIADLAAVPQNPVRYADRTTWEGPPGLDRSGAKLAGAYTAKHYLPWTTQGALHSRDELYWGVEEFAGRTLFAAQGLPYPEGWFTSLAANADKEGFPSLDRSGITVNITDVRVLPTREPVFTDPDQAGQGYPFDMMQNSVLWTGTPVHVVHRSVDRAWLLVETSWVSGWVRAQDVAWVGPKQEERMTSAPLVAVTAERVPLTGPEGTFCSTACIGSLLPIQAKTEDGWQVMIPARGANGRLDIQSGMVPAQDARRFPVQLSAHNVARVAEEMIGQLYGWGGLHARRDCSASIRDLFVPFGLWMPRNSSRQAQAGQKIDLSGLGPRAKEERIMDLGVPFATLLWKPGHIMLYIGEHRGRPVIWHTMWGVATRSWWSGEGRHVVGRTVITSLRPGKELGSLDRPGGLLINGIERMILLPPAGQCK, from the coding sequence ATGACTCGGATCTCCAGGGCGGGGCGTCATCCGGTGGTTGTGTGTGCCCTCGTCCTGCTCGCGGTTGTGCTCAACGGCTGTGCCCGGGCCCCGCAGCCGGGGCATATTGCCGACCTGGCCGCAGTGCCTCAAAATCCTGTCCGGTATGCGGACCGCACCACCTGGGAAGGGCCGCCGGGCCTGGACCGGAGCGGGGCGAAGCTGGCCGGGGCGTATACAGCCAAGCATTATCTGCCCTGGACCACACAAGGGGCCTTGCATTCCAGGGACGAGTTGTACTGGGGGGTGGAGGAGTTTGCAGGCCGCACTTTGTTTGCGGCCCAGGGGCTGCCCTATCCGGAGGGCTGGTTCACCTCCCTGGCCGCCAATGCAGACAAAGAGGGCTTTCCTTCCCTGGACCGGTCCGGAATTACGGTGAACATCACCGATGTGCGGGTCCTCCCCACCCGGGAGCCTGTCTTTACCGATCCGGATCAGGCTGGACAGGGATATCCTTTTGACATGATGCAGAATTCTGTCCTGTGGACCGGGACTCCGGTCCATGTTGTGCACAGGTCAGTGGACAGGGCCTGGCTTCTGGTCGAAACCAGCTGGGTCTCCGGATGGGTCCGGGCCCAGGATGTGGCCTGGGTCGGCCCGAAGCAGGAGGAACGGATGACTTCGGCCCCGCTGGTGGCAGTGACTGCGGAACGGGTCCCGTTAACCGGCCCTGAAGGGACCTTTTGCAGTACGGCCTGCATAGGATCCTTGCTCCCGATCCAGGCAAAGACCGAAGACGGCTGGCAGGTCATGATTCCAGCCAGGGGCGCGAACGGGAGACTGGATATTCAATCTGGGATGGTTCCTGCTCAGGACGCACGGCGGTTTCCAGTACAGCTCAGTGCCCACAACGTCGCCCGGGTGGCCGAGGAGATGATCGGCCAGCTGTACGGCTGGGGAGGGCTGCATGCCCGAAGGGATTGCTCGGCGAGCATCCGGGACCTGTTTGTCCCCTTCGGTCTCTGGATGCCGCGCAATTCCTCCCGGCAAGCCCAAGCCGGGCAGAAGATCGATCTTTCCGGACTTGGGCCCCGGGCCAAGGAAGAGCGGATTATGGACCTGGGGGTTCCCTTTGCAACCCTGCTCTGGAAGCCGGGGCATATCATGCTCTACATCGGGGAGCATCGGGGGCGGCCAGTGATCTGGCACACCATGTGGGGGGTTGCAACCCGGAGCTGGTGGTCCGGAGAAGGGCGGCATGTGGTGGGCCGGACAGTGATTACTAGCCTGCGGCCCGGAAAAGAGCTGGGCAGTCTGGACCGGCCGGGGGGGCTGCTGATCAATGGGATCGAACGTATGATCCTTTTGCCTCCGGCTGGACAGTGCAAATAA
- the mfd gene encoding transcription-repair coupling factor, whose product MFIPPKLKQQLPEDNIIIHKSGPATQAAVAQHELHKGRNVVLIVPDHGTLTQISSVLSLLSADRPECPLWEQDWLSLPPFPPGQQERSAWATRWAVLYALRHGSGNKGLILSLDNLLPYWPPPRVLDQEALQVVAGEEFAPELIVEQMIALGFERVSMVTRVGELSWRGGILDIYPPGYPWPVRLEFFGDQAESIRAFDPLSQRSKQELQDLILLPCTPAVLEDQAWQEAREYWTHLWTIGSLDKPTRSHLETAQESGNHLIWPGLFYPRSTPLREWLPVQARFLLVDASQARTRMEGIEGEWEGYIHKEKESKGLRWPEQCVFQPASRARQTWLDEDQILFESLPVGEREGTLALAERRFAAFQDLFWQPEQRKRPWRALVESLKDWSRTTNQTLLVFHTQNSRRRFLELIAEEEVVVHTAYQADQRGVFALLGNVEGGYELQWNHVRILSEDVLQPSQPGAGKKRRARDQDFAGLKRLEEIEADDLLVHRDYGLGQYAGLTRMQVDQTGNDYLVLLYAGEDKLYVPVDRLNLVQKYKGPENATPALDRLGSTRWAKTKERVRKVLEAIAHDLVQMYAYRKVAKGYSYAADQELLREFETTFGFEETPDQEQAIRDVFADMEKEEPMDRLICGDAGFGKTEVAMRAAFRAVSAGKQVAMLCPTTVLAEQHYQSFKQRMEDFSVRVEMVSRFVPPREQKKILSATEKGEVDILIGTHRLLSADVNIPNLGLFILDEEQRFGVKHKEKLKNIRQTIDVLTLTATPIPRTLQLSLSGIRGLSVIETPPQERKAVQTSLVEREQGMLGGIVRRELERGGQVFWVYNRVQGLPRVKEFVQSLAPDARVAMAHGQMSERNLEETMHAFWHGEVDILVTTAIIESGLDFPRANTLIVDQAQMFGLGQLYQLRGRVGRSAAQAYAYFVVPSVEHLPKSSARRLQTILDMDYHGAGFQVAMEDLRLRGAGNILGESQSGTMSKVGLDLFLEMLEQEVRRVRGEPLQQETDPELNITFEANIPGTYVPDPQERLQYYRGMSSSHADAQIEEWMADLQDRYGALPEAVHNLAAVLKIKRRLAALQVQRADLFTNRIVIHWAQDARPLNPDDFLAWLHTHQDRVKFDPPAKLELRFEDKASISRAIQEAGRLLDELSGGRAVLAEDSEHREKEISTH is encoded by the coding sequence GTGTTTATACCTCCCAAACTGAAACAACAGCTCCCTGAGGACAATATCATTATCCACAAGAGTGGACCGGCCACTCAGGCGGCTGTTGCCCAGCACGAGCTGCACAAGGGCCGGAATGTGGTTCTCATTGTTCCGGATCACGGAACATTGACCCAGATCTCTTCTGTGCTTTCCCTTTTGTCCGCCGATCGGCCGGAATGCCCTCTCTGGGAGCAGGACTGGCTGAGTCTGCCCCCGTTTCCTCCCGGGCAGCAGGAGCGCAGCGCATGGGCCACACGCTGGGCCGTCCTGTATGCCTTGCGCCACGGCTCAGGCAACAAGGGACTGATCCTCAGCCTGGACAATCTCCTTCCCTATTGGCCCCCGCCCCGGGTCCTGGACCAGGAGGCCCTGCAGGTGGTCGCGGGGGAGGAGTTTGCCCCGGAGCTGATTGTTGAACAGATGATTGCCCTGGGCTTCGAGCGCGTTTCCATGGTCACCCGCGTGGGCGAGCTGTCCTGGAGGGGCGGCATCCTGGACATCTACCCTCCGGGATATCCCTGGCCCGTTCGTCTGGAGTTCTTCGGAGACCAGGCGGAGAGCATACGGGCCTTTGACCCCCTGTCCCAACGCTCCAAGCAGGAACTCCAGGATTTGATCCTTTTGCCCTGCACCCCTGCGGTGCTTGAGGATCAGGCCTGGCAGGAGGCCCGGGAGTACTGGACGCATCTGTGGACCATCGGCAGTCTGGACAAGCCGACTCGATCCCATCTGGAAACCGCTCAGGAGAGCGGAAATCACCTTATCTGGCCCGGCCTGTTCTATCCCCGGAGCACCCCGCTCCGGGAATGGCTCCCTGTACAGGCCAGGTTCCTGCTTGTGGACGCCAGTCAGGCCCGGACCCGGATGGAGGGCATTGAGGGGGAATGGGAAGGGTATATCCACAAGGAAAAAGAATCCAAGGGCCTTCGCTGGCCGGAGCAGTGCGTGTTTCAGCCCGCCTCCAGGGCGCGGCAGACCTGGCTGGATGAAGACCAGATCCTCTTTGAGTCCCTGCCGGTGGGAGAGCGGGAAGGCACCCTGGCCCTGGCGGAACGGCGGTTCGCCGCTTTTCAGGATCTGTTCTGGCAGCCGGAGCAGCGCAAGCGTCCCTGGCGGGCCCTGGTGGAGAGTCTCAAGGACTGGTCCCGGACCACGAATCAGACCCTGCTTGTCTTTCATACCCAGAACTCCAGACGCCGCTTCCTGGAGCTGATCGCTGAAGAGGAGGTTGTGGTCCACACCGCATATCAGGCTGATCAGCGCGGCGTCTTCGCTCTCCTGGGAAATGTGGAGGGCGGATATGAGCTGCAATGGAATCATGTGCGCATTCTGTCCGAAGATGTCCTGCAGCCTTCTCAGCCTGGGGCGGGGAAGAAAAGGCGGGCCCGGGACCAGGATTTCGCCGGGCTGAAAAGACTGGAAGAGATCGAGGCCGACGATCTTTTGGTCCACCGCGATTACGGCCTGGGCCAATATGCCGGACTGACCAGGATGCAGGTTGATCAGACCGGGAACGACTATTTGGTTCTGCTCTATGCAGGCGAGGATAAGCTCTATGTCCCTGTGGACCGCCTGAATCTGGTCCAAAAGTATAAGGGGCCGGAAAACGCGACCCCGGCCCTGGACCGCCTGGGCAGCACCCGGTGGGCCAAGACCAAGGAGCGGGTGCGCAAGGTTCTGGAGGCCATTGCTCACGATCTGGTCCAGATGTATGCCTACCGCAAGGTGGCCAAGGGGTACTCCTATGCCGCGGACCAGGAGCTTCTGCGCGAGTTTGAAACCACCTTTGGTTTTGAGGAGACTCCGGACCAGGAACAGGCCATCAGGGACGTGTTCGCGGACATGGAGAAAGAGGAGCCCATGGACCGCCTGATCTGCGGTGATGCCGGGTTCGGAAAGACCGAGGTGGCCATGCGGGCGGCCTTTCGAGCCGTGAGCGCCGGGAAGCAGGTGGCCATGCTCTGTCCGACCACGGTACTGGCCGAGCAGCATTATCAGTCCTTTAAGCAGCGCATGGAGGACTTTTCGGTCCGGGTGGAGATGGTCAGCAGATTTGTTCCTCCCAGGGAGCAGAAGAAGATCCTGAGCGCAACGGAAAAGGGGGAGGTGGATATCCTGATCGGCACCCACCGCCTCTTGTCGGCTGATGTGAACATCCCCAATCTGGGGCTGTTCATCCTGGACGAGGAACAGCGGTTTGGGGTCAAGCACAAGGAAAAGCTCAAGAATATCCGTCAGACCATCGATGTCCTGACCTTGACCGCCACTCCGATCCCGCGCACCCTGCAGCTCTCCCTGTCCGGGATCAGAGGGCTGAGCGTGATTGAGACCCCGCCCCAGGAGCGCAAGGCGGTGCAGACCTCTCTGGTCGAGCGGGAGCAGGGTATGCTGGGGGGGATTGTCCGGCGGGAGCTGGAGCGGGGAGGGCAGGTCTTCTGGGTCTACAACCGGGTCCAGGGATTGCCCCGGGTCAAGGAGTTTGTCCAGTCTCTGGCTCCGGACGCACGGGTGGCCATGGCCCACGGGCAGATGTCCGAGCGCAACCTGGAAGAGACCATGCACGCCTTTTGGCACGGGGAGGTGGACATTCTGGTCACCACGGCCATTATCGAGTCCGGTCTGGATTTCCCCCGGGCCAATACCCTGATTGTGGATCAGGCCCAGATGTTCGGCCTGGGGCAGCTCTATCAGCTGCGGGGACGGGTTGGGCGTTCAGCCGCCCAGGCCTATGCCTATTTTGTCGTTCCCTCGGTGGAGCATCTTCCCAAGAGCTCGGCCAGACGGCTGCAGACCATCCTGGACATGGATTATCACGGGGCGGGATTCCAGGTGGCCATGGAAGACCTGCGCCTGCGGGGCGCGGGCAACATCCTGGGCGAATCCCAGTCCGGGACCATGAGCAAGGTGGGGCTGGACCTCTTTCTGGAGATGCTGGAGCAGGAGGTCCGCCGAGTCCGGGGAGAGCCGCTGCAGCAGGAGACCGATCCGGAACTGAACATTACCTTTGAGGCCAACATCCCCGGAACATATGTGCCCGACCCCCAGGAACGGCTGCAGTACTACCGGGGGATGTCCTCGTCCCATGCCGATGCCCAGATTGAGGAATGGATGGCCGATCTCCAGGATCGATACGGGGCCCTGCCTGAGGCGGTGCACAACCTGGCCGCGGTGCTCAAGATCAAGCGCAGGCTGGCCGCCCTGCAGGTCCAGCGGGCGGACCTGTTCACCAATCGGATAGTCATCCACTGGGCCCAGGACGCAAGACCCCTGAATCCTGATGATTTTTTGGCCTGGCTGCACACCCATCAGGACCGGGTCAAGTTCGATCCGCCGGCAAAATTGGAGTTGCGCTTTGAGGACAAAGCAAGTATCTCTAGGGCCATTCAAGAGGCAGGCCGGCTGCTGGACGAGCTTTCCGGCGGGCGTGCTGTCTTGGCTGAGGACAGTGAGCACAGAGAAAAGGAAATATCGACCCACTGA
- a CDS encoding SurA N-terminal domain-containing protein — MTGLLICLAAGASPAKLVNRIVAVVNGEIITLHELQQQLSANAPGMEQGGGDEGQRSQAMQRRVLEAMINDTLVKQQADKFEIDVSDVEVQNQIDQIQSENGLSQSELRQAIQDQGMDMEEYRQALRDEIKKNRVLSSMVRQKVVVAEDEMRSYYDKHQDQFRRPKTVGLRIIVHPSRERVKQVRRAVASGDMSFAQAAASVSQGPGADQGGRLGSFEWKDLKPDWRRMLDGLQAGQMTPVFSLQGNAALLAVEDVADKQVQPFEAVKDKIRQQIYGQKLEDRYQEYIQGLREKAVIDLRLEQTG, encoded by the coding sequence ATGACAGGGCTGTTGATATGCCTTGCGGCCGGTGCGAGTCCGGCCAAGCTGGTGAACAGGATTGTGGCCGTGGTCAACGGAGAAATCATCACCCTGCATGAGCTGCAGCAGCAGCTTTCTGCAAACGCCCCGGGCATGGAGCAGGGCGGTGGGGATGAAGGCCAAAGATCCCAGGCCATGCAGCGCCGGGTTCTGGAGGCCATGATCAATGACACCCTTGTAAAGCAGCAGGCTGACAAATTCGAGATCGATGTTTCAGACGTTGAGGTCCAAAATCAGATCGATCAGATACAGTCGGAGAACGGGCTCAGCCAGTCCGAGCTCAGACAGGCCATCCAGGATCAGGGGATGGACATGGAGGAGTACCGGCAGGCCCTGCGGGATGAGATAAAAAAGAACCGGGTCTTGAGCAGCATGGTGCGGCAGAAGGTGGTCGTGGCCGAAGACGAGATGCGCTCGTATTACGACAAGCACCAAGACCAATTCAGGCGGCCGAAGACAGTGGGGCTGCGGATCATCGTCCATCCCAGCAGGGAACGGGTCAAGCAGGTCCGGCGGGCCGTAGCCTCCGGGGACATGAGCTTTGCCCAGGCTGCCGCTTCGGTCTCCCAGGGGCCTGGAGCAGACCAGGGCGGCAGGCTGGGCAGCTTTGAATGGAAAGATCTGAAGCCGGACTGGCGGCGCATGCTGGACGGGCTGCAGGCCGGGCAGATGACCCCGGTCTTCTCCCTGCAAGGCAACGCTGCCCTGTTGGCTGTTGAGGATGTGGCGGACAAGCAGGTCCAGCCGTTCGAAGCGGTCAAGGACAAGATCCGGCAGCAGATATACGGACAAAAGCTCGAGGACAGGTACCAAGAATACATACAGGGGCTGAGGGAAAAAGCCGTCATCGACCTTCGGCTCGAACAGACGGGCTGA
- a CDS encoding helix-turn-helix domain-containing protein, with protein sequence MDYSELGAYLKEERERQGHSLEDIQQKTKISLSSLEAIEAGEIHELPHPVYAKGFIKNYAQCLGLDADELAGTFAQKAGIDEEFEDETEHLQQELTSSRSSSKWPLISVLVSVVLLAVLAWLAYGLFVGPAEEQKAMQSTSQSETASGPADANASLDAASLNADAGDGQGDRGESSGSEAGEQNDIPGTQNTDPDQAAAQDTRQAGSEEPTQPLNIDGSSAVQEQDAAAGTQDARSEQDAETPVADSGSGRQDAGGSTSAAETGHALQIQATEACWMSATIDSKKRDLYLRPGESVTFRFDNSLDLKLGNAGGVQLTFDGEAYPLDATSGDVLSLSFP encoded by the coding sequence ATGGATTACTCCGAGCTGGGCGCATACCTGAAAGAAGAGCGCGAGAGGCAGGGCCATTCGCTGGAGGATATTCAGCAAAAGACCAAGATAAGCTTGAGCAGCCTGGAAGCTATTGAGGCTGGAGAAATACACGAGCTGCCCCATCCCGTCTATGCCAAGGGATTTATCAAGAACTACGCTCAATGTCTGGGGCTGGACGCGGATGAGCTGGCCGGAACATTCGCCCAAAAGGCCGGAATCGATGAGGAGTTTGAGGACGAGACTGAGCATTTGCAGCAGGAGCTGACCTCCTCCCGGAGCTCAAGCAAGTGGCCGTTGATTTCAGTCCTGGTTTCCGTTGTCCTCCTCGCCGTCCTGGCCTGGCTGGCGTATGGGTTGTTCGTGGGTCCGGCAGAGGAACAAAAAGCCATGCAGTCCACCTCGCAGTCAGAAACGGCATCTGGCCCAGCCGATGCAAACGCATCCCTGGATGCCGCTTCCCTGAATGCTGACGCCGGGGACGGACAGGGCGATCGCGGGGAAAGCAGCGGCTCAGAGGCCGGGGAGCAAAACGATATACCCGGAACCCAAAATACAGATCCAGATCAGGCTGCCGCACAGGACACCAGGCAGGCAGGAAGCGAAGAGCCCACGCAGCCGTTGAACATAGATGGCTCGTCTGCGGTGCAGGAGCAGGATGCTGCTGCCGGCACCCAGGACGCCCGGTCTGAACAGGATGCGGAGACGCCAGTTGCCGACTCTGGATCCGGGCGGCAGGATGCCGGCGGGAGCACGAGTGCGGCGGAGACAGGCCATGCATTGCAGATTCAGGCCACGGAAGCCTGCTGGATGAGCGCGACCATTGATTCCAAAAAGCGGGACCTCTATCTGCGCCCCGGAGAATCGGTGACCTTCCGCTTTGACAACAGCCTGGACCTGAAGCTGGGCAATGCAGGGGGGGTTCAGCTCACTTTCGACGGAGAGGCCTACCCCCTGGATGCCACGTCTGGCGACGTCCTCAGCCTGAGCTTTCCGTAA
- the recO gene encoding DNA repair protein RecO encodes MSRMESRGEQAVILRVGTFREIDCWVRFFSPLRGIETGFAFGGRRSRRRFTGCLDSLNHVRLDLEAPRSGRYLTLSQGTLVHRFAGLHRDMQRMGMAVNCIKFLEGAHTGADQAEPVFDLLLAALDVLNAAPDVPATFPLLFRAKLACTYGYAPEVNLCGVCGVSLSSMESGSFSWRGGYALCAGCRKRAEAGVMDNLDLSRLGLFLSGSPEEWARTGRPKPGDSNLWQVLDFFVQHHTGLQWTRGRFRRV; translated from the coding sequence ATGTCCAGAATGGAGAGCAGGGGCGAGCAGGCCGTGATCCTGCGCGTAGGGACCTTCCGGGAGATCGACTGCTGGGTCCGCTTTTTTTCTCCGCTTCGGGGGATTGAAACCGGGTTCGCCTTTGGCGGGCGGCGGAGCAGGCGGCGTTTCACCGGGTGCCTGGACAGCCTGAATCATGTGCGTCTTGATCTTGAGGCGCCGAGGTCTGGCCGGTATCTGACCCTGAGCCAGGGGACCCTGGTTCATCGCTTCGCCGGGCTGCACCGGGACATGCAGCGCATGGGCATGGCTGTGAACTGCATCAAGTTCCTGGAAGGTGCGCACACAGGTGCGGATCAGGCTGAGCCGGTCTTTGACCTCCTGCTGGCCGCACTGGACGTGCTCAATGCAGCACCTGACGTCCCGGCCACCTTTCCCCTTCTGTTTCGAGCCAAGCTGGCCTGTACCTACGGATATGCTCCGGAGGTGAACCTCTGCGGAGTTTGCGGAGTTTCCCTGTCCTCCATGGAAAGCGGCAGCTTCTCCTGGAGAGGGGGATATGCGCTGTGCGCCGGATGCCGGAAGCGGGCCGAAGCCGGGGTGATGGACAACCTGGATCTGAGCAGGTTGGGTCTGTTTTTGAGCGGGAGCCCTGAGGAATGGGCCCGGACCGGCAGGCCGAAGCCGGGAGACAGCAATCTGTGGCAGGTGCTGGACTTTTTCGTGCAGCACCATACCGGACTGCAATGGACGAGGGGCCGATTCCGCCGGGTGTGA